The Streptomyces sp. CC0208 genome window below encodes:
- a CDS encoding class II glutamine amidotransferase, with product MCRWIAYSGTPVLLSRVLFEPRHNLIDQSLHSRMGVETTNGDGFGIGWYAQELTTPAVLRDVGPAWNNRNLQEVAHHVRSGQFFAHIRATTGTAVQQTNCHPFRRDRWLWMHNGMINEFHQLRRDLALAVDPALYPEMEGSTDSELMFYLSLTFGLTEDPPGAVARMVGLVEETARRHGVPHPVQMTVALADGDRLWAFRYSSEGSSRSLFYSTRVDSLRALHPDAEFLQEVGEETRLVVSEPLGDLPGAWNEVPESSYGLVQPGQDMLHPFQPQLPHP from the coding sequence ATGTGCCGCTGGATCGCCTACTCAGGTACGCCCGTCCTTCTCAGCCGTGTCCTGTTCGAGCCCCGCCACAATCTGATCGACCAGAGCCTGCACTCCCGCATGGGGGTGGAGACAACCAACGGCGACGGCTTCGGCATCGGTTGGTACGCGCAGGAGCTCACCACACCGGCGGTGCTACGGGACGTGGGCCCCGCCTGGAACAACCGGAACCTTCAGGAAGTCGCTCACCACGTCCGTTCGGGGCAGTTCTTCGCCCACATCAGGGCGACGACCGGAACAGCCGTCCAGCAGACCAACTGCCACCCCTTCCGAAGGGACCGCTGGCTGTGGATGCACAACGGCATGATCAACGAGTTCCATCAGCTCAGACGTGACCTGGCCCTGGCCGTCGACCCGGCCCTCTACCCCGAGATGGAGGGTTCCACCGACTCCGAGCTGATGTTCTACCTGTCCCTGACCTTCGGTCTCACCGAGGACCCGCCGGGTGCCGTGGCCCGCATGGTCGGCCTGGTCGAGGAGACAGCCCGCAGACACGGCGTCCCCCACCCCGTCCAGATGACCGTCGCCCTCGCCGACGGCGACCGCCTATGGGCTTTCCGCTACTCCAGCGAGGGCTCGTCGCGGTCCCTCTTCTACAGCACCCGGGTGGACTCCCTGCGCGCGCTCCACCCGGACGCCGAGTTCCTCCAAGAGGTCGGGGAAGAGACCCGCCTCGTCGTCTCCGAGCCCCTGGGCGACCTGCCCGGCGCCTGGAACGAGGTACCCGAGAGCAGCTACGGCCTCGTCCAGCCGGGCCAGGACATGCTCCACCCCTTCCAGCCCCAACTCCCCCATCCGTAG
- a CDS encoding DUF899 family protein: protein MTAHALPPVVDAATWEHRLEELRAREKAATRELDAVAAERRRLPMVEMPDYTLEGEDGPVRLADVFEGKSQLIVYHHMWFAGQEWQCPGCTGFTSQYTRLEFLDNYDARFVIVTQGPIEEALAYKERVGNRMPWYSTANSPFGTDVGAPPDGGFAVNVFLRDGDTVYRTWHTNGRGTEQLSHTFALIDLLPYGRQEEWQDSPEGWPQSPTYSRWATSKDIAALYGPSAGDGR, encoded by the coding sequence ATGACCGCACACGCACTGCCTCCCGTCGTCGACGCCGCGACGTGGGAGCACCGGCTCGAGGAACTGCGAGCCCGGGAGAAGGCCGCGACGCGCGAGCTCGACGCCGTCGCGGCCGAACGCCGTCGCCTGCCGATGGTCGAGATGCCCGACTACACCCTGGAGGGCGAGGACGGCCCGGTCCGCCTGGCGGACGTCTTCGAAGGCAAGAGCCAGCTGATCGTCTACCACCACATGTGGTTCGCCGGCCAGGAGTGGCAGTGCCCGGGCTGCACCGGCTTCACCTCGCAGTACACCCGCCTTGAGTTCCTGGACAACTACGACGCACGCTTCGTGATCGTCACCCAGGGCCCGATCGAGGAGGCGCTCGCCTACAAGGAGCGGGTCGGCAACAGGATGCCGTGGTACTCCACCGCGAACAGCCCCTTCGGGACCGACGTCGGCGCCCCGCCCGACGGCGGCTTCGCGGTCAACGTCTTCCTGCGCGACGGCGACACCGTCTACCGCACCTGGCACACCAACGGCCGCGGCACCGAGCAGCTCAGCCACACCTTCGCCCTGATCGACCTCCTCCCCTACGGCCGCCAGGAGGAATGGCAGGACTCCCCCGAAGGCTGGCCCCAGTCCCCCACCTACAGCCGTTGGGCCACGTCCAAGGACATCGCAGCGCTCTACGGCCCGAGCGCGGGCGACGGGCGCTGA
- a CDS encoding TerD family protein yields MITLTKEDGPADLDGVTHLSIGVSWDPTAGASGGVIGKFRRKTGTDLDLIAIAMHDGDPVRLAGLDSLDPIGNGSLLHSGDNQTGHGDGDDETVTVEFAKLPPHITSIVFVAAAYKKGSSFQKARNISFKVYDATGGSSQQVADIWPSMLTTDNGCAVAKAVRVGTTWKLEVINTTGKIKQGDELALMRFAVSK; encoded by the coding sequence ATGATTACGCTTACGAAGGAAGACGGCCCCGCCGACCTGGACGGCGTGACCCATCTGTCCATAGGGGTCTCCTGGGACCCCACCGCGGGTGCCAGCGGCGGGGTGATCGGCAAGTTCCGCCGCAAGACCGGCACGGACCTCGACCTGATCGCCATCGCCATGCACGACGGCGACCCGGTGCGCCTGGCGGGCCTCGACTCGCTCGACCCCATAGGCAACGGCTCCCTGCTCCACAGCGGCGACAACCAGACCGGCCACGGGGACGGCGACGACGAGACGGTCACCGTCGAGTTCGCGAAACTCCCGCCGCACATCACCTCGATCGTGTTCGTCGCCGCCGCCTACAAGAAGGGCAGCTCCTTCCAGAAGGCCCGCAACATCAGCTTCAAGGTCTACGACGCCACCGGCGGCAGCTCGCAGCAGGTCGCCGACATCTGGCCGAGCATGCTCACCACGGACAACGGCTGCGCGGTCGCCAAGGCGGTCCGGGTCGGCACCACCTGGAAGCTCGAAGTCATCAACACCACCGGAAAGATCAAGCAGGGCGACGAACTGGCCCTGATGCGCTTCGCCGTGAGCAAGTAG
- a CDS encoding GNAT family N-acetyltransferase — MPQLTVPDVRFHASYLDAVREFTEAGQDPAVLESGWLGPHAEVLREPAGFAAFVEMLRAETRRPRRPDWVPMTNLWYVEDDTFLGRLSIRHRLTPHLLELGGHIGYVVRPGARRQGHAKAMLAAAMPVCRQLGVDRALVTCDATNTASRKVIEANGGEFEDRRGAKLRYWIRTGN, encoded by the coding sequence ATGCCGCAGCTGACCGTGCCCGACGTCCGGTTCCACGCCTCCTACCTCGACGCCGTAAGGGAGTTCACCGAAGCGGGCCAGGACCCGGCCGTGCTGGAGAGCGGGTGGCTCGGACCGCACGCGGAGGTGTTGCGGGAGCCCGCGGGGTTCGCGGCCTTCGTGGAGATGCTGCGCGCGGAGACGCGGCGGCCGCGCCGGCCGGACTGGGTGCCGATGACGAACCTCTGGTACGTCGAGGACGACACCTTCCTCGGCAGGCTCTCGATACGGCACCGGCTCACCCCGCACCTGCTGGAACTCGGCGGCCACATCGGGTACGTGGTCCGCCCCGGCGCCCGGCGCCAGGGACACGCCAAGGCCATGCTCGCGGCCGCCATGCCCGTCTGCCGTCAACTCGGCGTCGACCGGGCCCTGGTGACCTGTGACGCCACCAACACGGCGTCTCGTAAGGTGATCGAGGCCAATGGCGGAGAATTCGAGGACCGGCGCGGTGCAAAGCTGCGGTACTGGATCCGTACGGGGAACTGA
- a CDS encoding TIGR03936 family radical SAM-associated protein has product MQRIRLRYTKRGRLRFTSHRDFQRAFERALRRAEVPMAYSAGFTPHPKVSYANAAPTGTGSEAEYLEIALTQARDPEKLRLLLDESLPAGLDVVDAVEARTSGLADRLTASVWELRLDGVDPAEAGRAVAAFNSAEAVEVQRTTKNGLRTFDARPAVVQLETHSEPADRPTDQPCAILRLVVRHVTPAVRPDDVLSGLRAVADLAPPVPAAVTRLAQGLLDEETGTVTDPLAPDREAVEAHSTAEATATAKAPA; this is encoded by the coding sequence GTGCAGCGCATCCGACTGCGCTACACCAAGCGCGGCCGCCTCCGGTTCACCAGCCACCGTGACTTCCAGCGCGCCTTCGAGCGTGCGCTGCGCCGTGCCGAGGTGCCCATGGCGTACTCGGCGGGGTTCACGCCGCATCCGAAGGTGTCGTACGCCAATGCCGCACCCACCGGCACGGGCAGTGAGGCGGAGTACCTGGAGATCGCGCTCACGCAGGCGCGCGACCCGGAGAAGCTGCGGCTCCTCCTCGACGAGTCGCTGCCCGCCGGACTCGACGTCGTCGACGCGGTCGAGGCCCGCACCTCGGGACTCGCCGACCGGCTCACCGCTTCCGTGTGGGAGCTCAGGCTGGACGGCGTGGACCCGGCCGAGGCCGGGCGCGCGGTCGCCGCGTTCAACTCCGCCGAGGCGGTCGAGGTCCAGCGCACCACCAAGAACGGCCTGAGGACCTTCGACGCCCGCCCCGCGGTCGTACAACTTGAAACGCACAGTGAACCTGCTGATAGGCCGACCGACCAGCCCTGTGCGATACTGCGGCTGGTTGTTCGGCACGTGACGCCTGCCGTTCGACCCGACGACGTCCTGTCCGGTCTCCGCGCCGTGGCCGACCTGGCGCCGCCGGTCCCCGCAGCGGTGACCAGGCTGGCGCAGGGGCTGCTCGATGAAGAGACCGGCACGGTGACCGACCCGCTCGCGCCCGACCGCGAGGCAGTCGAGGCCCACTCAACGGCCGAAGCGACTGCCACCGCGAAGGCGCCGGCGTAA